The following coding sequences are from one Macaca nemestrina isolate mMacNem1 chromosome 1, mMacNem.hap1, whole genome shotgun sequence window:
- the AGTRA gene encoding type-1 angiotensin II receptor-associated protein codes for MELPAVNLKVILLGHWLLTTWGCIVFSGSYAWANFTVLALGVWAVAQRDSIDAISMFLGGLLATIFLDIVHISIFYPRASLTDTGRFGAGMAILSLLLKPLSCCFVYHMYRERGGELLVHTGFLGPSQDRGAYQTIDSAEAPADPFAVPEGRGQDARGY; via the exons GTGATTCTCCTAGGTCACTGGCTGCTGACAACCTG GGGCTGCATTGTATTCTCGGGCTCCTATGCCTGGGCCAACTTCACTGTCCTGGCCTTGGGTGTGTGGGCTGTGGCTCAGCGGGACTCCATCGACGCCATAAGCATG TTTCTGGGTGGCTTGCTGGCCACCATCTTCCTGGACATCGTGCACATCAGCATCTTCTACCCACGGGCCAGCCTCACGGACACAGGCCGCTTTGGCGCGGGCATGGCCATCCTCAGCTTGCTGCTCAAGCCGCTCTCGTGCTGCTTCGTCTACCACATGTACCGGGAGCGCGGGGGTGAGCTCCTGGTCCACACTG GTTTCCTTGGACCTTCTCAGGACCGTGGTGCCTACCAGACGATTGACTCAGCAGAGGCACCCGCAGATCCCTTTGCAGTCCCAGAGGGCAGGGGTCAAGATGCCCGAGGGTACTGA